The following are encoded in a window of Vespa crabro chromosome 2, iyVesCrab1.2, whole genome shotgun sequence genomic DNA:
- the LOC124433236 gene encoding organic cation transporter protein-like isoform X1 produces MKNTQTNGYVDVNVKQVPNGKDAETIEEYGEDIDAVQQAIGNLGKWQILVCLAISLVKFPVAWHQLAIVFMAPYQEYNCTIPLQTVSSDQCTFNINGTNIECTKWEYDRSTFPETIISQWNLVCSRSHYANIQQSILMFGVLLGNVIFGSLADRYGRKLPLMGSVLLQLASGIGCAIVPWFPALLILKLLSAMATGGTMVTSYVICMEIVGTQWRAAITVLYQIPFSLGQMSLAGIAYLFRHWQHLQIAITIPSIILLSYWWIVPESPRWLLAVGRQKAACEILEKVAIINKTGNKDIPDTVRRHCLHQNSKRTAQDHNASFLDLFRTPNMRVKSLSIFFNWIVCGMGLFGMSQYIGQVGGDIFINFAISGAIQVPGNFVAWWAMNKLGRKVTLISSNVIAGFSSLALIIVPHDLAWLRLILVCFGIVGMSVAFTSVYLFSGELFPTVVRNMGVGTSSMCARIGSIVAPFVVSLNHMAEWFPPIIFGSLPIMGAMLCLLLPETAGCTLPETLQDGEDFGKKPKISKKKKNLKDVEIEHREEEKSIV; encoded by the exons ACTATCGAGGAATATGGCGAAGACATTGACGCGGTGCAACAGGCAATTGGCAATCTTGGAAAATGGCAAATCCTCGTTTGTTTGGCAATCTCACTCGTTAAATTTCCAGTTGCTTGGCATCAATTGGCAATCGTCTTCATGGCGCCTTATCAAGAATACAACTGCACGATACCATTACAAACAGTATCATCGGATCAATGTACGTTCAACATTAATGGAACAAATATCGAATGTACGAAATGGGAATACGACAGAAGTACATTTCCAGAGACTATAATATCCCAG TGGAATTTAGTATGCAGTAGATCCCATTATGCTAATATTCAACAATCGATCTTGATGTTCGGTGTATTACTCGGGAACGTCATTTTTGGAAGTCTAGCTGATAG ATATGGCAGAAAATTGCCTTTGATGGGCTCTGTCCTTTTACAACTAGCTTCAGGTATCGGTTGTGCCATAGTTCCATGGTTTCCAGCATTGTTAATACTGAAATTACTCAGTGCTATGGCTACAGGTGGAACCATGGTCACTAGTTACGTCATAT gTATGGAGATAGTCGGTACACAATGGCGAGCAGCTATTACTGTGCTTTATCAAATTCCTTTCAGTTTAGGACAAATGTCTTTGGCTGGAATCGCCTATCTGTTTCGCCATTGGCAGCACCTTCAAATAGCCATTACAATAccttctattattcttttaagttATTGGTGGATCGTACCTGAATCGCCAAGATGGTTACTTGCCGTTGGTAGACAAAAGGCTGCTTGTGAAATTTTAGAGAAAGTAGCTATTATCAATAAGACGGGAAATAAAGATATTCCAGATACAGTTAGAAGACATTGTCTTCATCag AATTCCAAACGGACGGCCCAAGATCACAATGCATCTTTCTTAGACTTATTCCGCACACCAAACATGAGAGTAAAGTCTTTGTCGATCTTCTTTAACTGGATCGTCTGTGGAATGGGTCTCTTTGGAATGTCACAGTACATCGGTCAAGTAGGCGGTGATATTTTCATCAATTTTGCGATTTCTGGAGCAATACAGGTTCCGGGAAATTTTGTAGCTTGGTGGGCGATGAACAAGCTAGGGAGAAAAGTCACTTTGATCAGTAGCAATGTGATCGCTGGTTTTTCATCTCTCGCTCTCATCATTGTACCGCACg ATCTCGCATGGCTGAGGCTAATCCTCGTTTGTTTTGGCATTGTCGGCATGTCGGTAGCTTTTACCTCGGTTTATCTTTTCTCCGGCGAATTATTCCCTACGGTCGTTAGGAACATGGGCGTAGGCACTAGCAGTATGTGTGCAAGGATAGGTTCTATTGTGGCACCTTTTGTAGTATCTTTG aATCACATGGCAGAATGGTTCCCACCAATTATTTTTGGAAGTTTACCGATCATGGGAGCTATGCTTTGCCTATTATTACCAGAAACAGCAGGATGTACACTTCCGGAAACGCTTCAAGATGGAGAAGATTTTGGCAA aaagcctaaaatatcgaagaagaaaaagaatctaaAGGACGTAGAAATTGAACATCGTGAAGAGGAGAAATCTATCGTATAA
- the LOC124433236 gene encoding organic cation transporter protein-like isoform X2, protein MKNTQTNGYVDVNVKQVPNGKDAETIEEYGEDIDAVQQAIGNLGKWQILVCLAISLVKFPVAWHQLAIVFMAPYQEYNCTIPLQTVSSDQCTFNINGTNIECTKWEYDRSTFPETIISQWNLVCSRSHYANIQQSILMFGVLLGNVIFGSLADRYGRKLPLMGSVLLQLASGIGCAIVPWFPALLILKLLSAMATGGTMVTSYVICMEIVGTQWRAAITVLYQIPFSLGQMSLAGIAYLFRHWQHLQIAITIPSIILLSYWWIVPESPRWLLAVGRQKAACEILEKVAIINKTGNKDIPDTVRRHCLHQNSKRTAQDHNASFLDLFRTPNMRVKSLSIFFNWIVCGMGLFGMSQYIGQVGGDIFINFAISGAIQVPGNFVAWWAMNKLGRKVTLISSNVIAGFSSLALIIVPHDLAWLRLILVCFGIVGMSVAFTSVYLFSGELFPTVVRNMGVGTSSMCARIGSIVAPFVVSLNHMAEWFPPIIFGSLPIMGAMLCLLLPETAGCTLPETLQDGEDFESLKYRRRKRI, encoded by the exons ACTATCGAGGAATATGGCGAAGACATTGACGCGGTGCAACAGGCAATTGGCAATCTTGGAAAATGGCAAATCCTCGTTTGTTTGGCAATCTCACTCGTTAAATTTCCAGTTGCTTGGCATCAATTGGCAATCGTCTTCATGGCGCCTTATCAAGAATACAACTGCACGATACCATTACAAACAGTATCATCGGATCAATGTACGTTCAACATTAATGGAACAAATATCGAATGTACGAAATGGGAATACGACAGAAGTACATTTCCAGAGACTATAATATCCCAG TGGAATTTAGTATGCAGTAGATCCCATTATGCTAATATTCAACAATCGATCTTGATGTTCGGTGTATTACTCGGGAACGTCATTTTTGGAAGTCTAGCTGATAG ATATGGCAGAAAATTGCCTTTGATGGGCTCTGTCCTTTTACAACTAGCTTCAGGTATCGGTTGTGCCATAGTTCCATGGTTTCCAGCATTGTTAATACTGAAATTACTCAGTGCTATGGCTACAGGTGGAACCATGGTCACTAGTTACGTCATAT gTATGGAGATAGTCGGTACACAATGGCGAGCAGCTATTACTGTGCTTTATCAAATTCCTTTCAGTTTAGGACAAATGTCTTTGGCTGGAATCGCCTATCTGTTTCGCCATTGGCAGCACCTTCAAATAGCCATTACAATAccttctattattcttttaagttATTGGTGGATCGTACCTGAATCGCCAAGATGGTTACTTGCCGTTGGTAGACAAAAGGCTGCTTGTGAAATTTTAGAGAAAGTAGCTATTATCAATAAGACGGGAAATAAAGATATTCCAGATACAGTTAGAAGACATTGTCTTCATCag AATTCCAAACGGACGGCCCAAGATCACAATGCATCTTTCTTAGACTTATTCCGCACACCAAACATGAGAGTAAAGTCTTTGTCGATCTTCTTTAACTGGATCGTCTGTGGAATGGGTCTCTTTGGAATGTCACAGTACATCGGTCAAGTAGGCGGTGATATTTTCATCAATTTTGCGATTTCTGGAGCAATACAGGTTCCGGGAAATTTTGTAGCTTGGTGGGCGATGAACAAGCTAGGGAGAAAAGTCACTTTGATCAGTAGCAATGTGATCGCTGGTTTTTCATCTCTCGCTCTCATCATTGTACCGCACg ATCTCGCATGGCTGAGGCTAATCCTCGTTTGTTTTGGCATTGTCGGCATGTCGGTAGCTTTTACCTCGGTTTATCTTTTCTCCGGCGAATTATTCCCTACGGTCGTTAGGAACATGGGCGTAGGCACTAGCAGTATGTGTGCAAGGATAGGTTCTATTGTGGCACCTTTTGTAGTATCTTTG aATCACATGGCAGAATGGTTCCCACCAATTATTTTTGGAAGTTTACCGATCATGGGAGCTATGCTTTGCCTATTATTACCAGAAACAGCAGGATGTACACTTCCGGAAACGCTTCAAGATGGAGAAGATTTTG aaagcctaaaatatcgaagaagaaaaagaatctaa
- the LOC124433236 gene encoding organic cation transporter protein-like isoform X3 → MAPYQEYNCTIPLQTVSSDQCTFNINGTNIECTKWEYDRSTFPETIISQWNLVCSRSHYANIQQSILMFGVLLGNVIFGSLADRYGRKLPLMGSVLLQLASGIGCAIVPWFPALLILKLLSAMATGGTMVTSYVICMEIVGTQWRAAITVLYQIPFSLGQMSLAGIAYLFRHWQHLQIAITIPSIILLSYWWIVPESPRWLLAVGRQKAACEILEKVAIINKTGNKDIPDTVRRHCLHQNSKRTAQDHNASFLDLFRTPNMRVKSLSIFFNWIVCGMGLFGMSQYIGQVGGDIFINFAISGAIQVPGNFVAWWAMNKLGRKVTLISSNVIAGFSSLALIIVPHDLAWLRLILVCFGIVGMSVAFTSVYLFSGELFPTVVRNMGVGTSSMCARIGSIVAPFVVSLNHMAEWFPPIIFGSLPIMGAMLCLLLPETAGCTLPETLQDGEDFGKKPKISKKKKNLKDVEIEHREEEKSIV, encoded by the exons ATGGCGCCTTATCAAGAATACAACTGCACGATACCATTACAAACAGTATCATCGGATCAATGTACGTTCAACATTAATGGAACAAATATCGAATGTACGAAATGGGAATACGACAGAAGTACATTTCCAGAGACTATAATATCCCAG TGGAATTTAGTATGCAGTAGATCCCATTATGCTAATATTCAACAATCGATCTTGATGTTCGGTGTATTACTCGGGAACGTCATTTTTGGAAGTCTAGCTGATAG ATATGGCAGAAAATTGCCTTTGATGGGCTCTGTCCTTTTACAACTAGCTTCAGGTATCGGTTGTGCCATAGTTCCATGGTTTCCAGCATTGTTAATACTGAAATTACTCAGTGCTATGGCTACAGGTGGAACCATGGTCACTAGTTACGTCATAT gTATGGAGATAGTCGGTACACAATGGCGAGCAGCTATTACTGTGCTTTATCAAATTCCTTTCAGTTTAGGACAAATGTCTTTGGCTGGAATCGCCTATCTGTTTCGCCATTGGCAGCACCTTCAAATAGCCATTACAATAccttctattattcttttaagttATTGGTGGATCGTACCTGAATCGCCAAGATGGTTACTTGCCGTTGGTAGACAAAAGGCTGCTTGTGAAATTTTAGAGAAAGTAGCTATTATCAATAAGACGGGAAATAAAGATATTCCAGATACAGTTAGAAGACATTGTCTTCATCag AATTCCAAACGGACGGCCCAAGATCACAATGCATCTTTCTTAGACTTATTCCGCACACCAAACATGAGAGTAAAGTCTTTGTCGATCTTCTTTAACTGGATCGTCTGTGGAATGGGTCTCTTTGGAATGTCACAGTACATCGGTCAAGTAGGCGGTGATATTTTCATCAATTTTGCGATTTCTGGAGCAATACAGGTTCCGGGAAATTTTGTAGCTTGGTGGGCGATGAACAAGCTAGGGAGAAAAGTCACTTTGATCAGTAGCAATGTGATCGCTGGTTTTTCATCTCTCGCTCTCATCATTGTACCGCACg ATCTCGCATGGCTGAGGCTAATCCTCGTTTGTTTTGGCATTGTCGGCATGTCGGTAGCTTTTACCTCGGTTTATCTTTTCTCCGGCGAATTATTCCCTACGGTCGTTAGGAACATGGGCGTAGGCACTAGCAGTATGTGTGCAAGGATAGGTTCTATTGTGGCACCTTTTGTAGTATCTTTG aATCACATGGCAGAATGGTTCCCACCAATTATTTTTGGAAGTTTACCGATCATGGGAGCTATGCTTTGCCTATTATTACCAGAAACAGCAGGATGTACACTTCCGGAAACGCTTCAAGATGGAGAAGATTTTGGCAA aaagcctaaaatatcgaagaagaaaaagaatctaaAGGACGTAGAAATTGAACATCGTGAAGAGGAGAAATCTATCGTATAA
- the LOC124433096 gene encoding protein yellow-like, translating into MYILLLSLLAIANGETFNKLYAWKQLDFNFPNETIRKTYVESGNYIEKNNLPLGLAISQDRMIITVPRWRNGVVANLNYVWMNDTNESPSLNPYPDFETNDIHLPDSIVNIFRVRVDECNRLWAVDTGISDIYGNTTILQPVRIIVIDLKTDKIIRKYTLKDSDQKHNSFIADLVIDVKPDACQDAYAYLSDFSAYGLIVYSWAKNNSWRIEHNYFYFDPLQGDYNISGYNFQWTDGIFGLALTPYQDDGYRTLYFHAMSGITEFYVSTEVLQDDTLILSNNYHAFHVAGDKGPKSQGPSSVIDQETEIAYFTQIQKNGIGCWDTNVKLTPETFVLVDQNNETMIYPNDLAIDYDSRKLYVLSNNLPKFEHSDLSRKENNYFITVASLDSLAKHC; encoded by the exons atgtatattttattgttatcattactagCAATTGCTAATGGCGAAACCTTTAACAAGCTCTATGCTTGGAAACAATTGGATTTTAATTTTCCAAATGAAACCATTCGAAAAACATACGTCGAATCAGGAaattacatagaaaaaaataatttgcctCTGGGTCTGGCAATTTCGCAAGATAGAATGATAATTACTGTTCCTAGGTGGAGGAACGGTGTGGTGGCTAATTTAAATTACGTATGGATGAACGACACTAATG aatCACCAAGTTTAAATCCGTATCCTGATTTTGAAACTAACGATATACATTTACCAGATAGTATAGTAAACATTTTTCGTGTTAGAGTTGATGAATGTAATCGTCTTTGGGCTGTTGATACAGGAATAAGCGATATTTATGGCAACACTACAATCTTGCAACCTGTTAGAATCATAGTGATCGATCTAAAAACAGATAAG atTATCCGGAAGTACACTTTAAAGGATTCCGATCAAAAACACAATTCCTTTATAGCTGACCTCGTCATAGATGTAAAACCTGATGCTTGTCAGGATGCTTACGCTTATCTTTCAGATTTTTCAGCCTATGGTTTGATAGTTTACAGCTGGGCCAAGAATAATTCTTGGAGAATCGAACACAATTACTTTTACTTCGATCCGTTACAAG GTGATTACAATATTAGCggttataattttcaatggaCTGATGGTATTTTTGGGCTTGCCTTGACTCCGTATCAAGATGATGGATACAGGACTCTTTACTTTCACGCTATGTCTGGAATAACAGAATTCTACGTGTCTACTGAGGTTTTGCAAGATGACACGTTAATCTTATCAAATAATTACCATGCGTTCCACGTTGCTGGAGACAAAGGACCAAAAAGTCAAGGACCTTCGTCGGTCATTGATCAGGAAACTGAAATCGCTTATTTCACGCAAATACAAAAGAATGGAATAGGCTGTTGGGACACCAATGTGAAATTGACTCCGGAAACGTTTG tTCTGGTAGACCAAAACAACGAGACAATGATTTATCCCAATGATCTAGCCATCGATTATGATTCGAGAAAATTGTACGTGCTCTCTAATAATCTACCCAAATTTGAACACTCTGATTTAagtaggaaagaaaataattatttcattacagTAGCTTCTTTGGATTCATTGGCCAAACATTGTTAG